TAAATTTATCAATACCGAAAGCAATTTAATGTAGAAAAAGTTGTTTCCAGCTCTAGCCAAGCAATAGTAACACATATCGCAACTCTTTAAACAGAAAATGGTATATcgtctaaagcggacaaatgtACCACTTTAATTCTCAATTTGCGAGAAGCAGTTTGAATGAGTATTCTACAAATAACATTCACAAAATATCTACATCACAATGCATataaatataatttaaacctcttTCCTCGTAACaatatgcacaatttttttccattttctcttttttttttccttttttttttttgcggtgtagGTGCTCTGTCAGATAATTGCAATATTGCGAGCTagattattttcttctttttcttgctaAATTAGTTGCAATTCTTCTGAAATTTTGTGTTAGAAATTTTTCATCTTTATCAATTCTTATTAAAGCTTTTATGGCCTGAATAAGAAGTAATCTGCTGGAAACGGCCTCCAGAATTTTTAATGTTTATTTGATTCGCAACAAGTTTCGCCAAAATCTGTTCAGCGGTTGCCAAATAATAAAGAGCATTTCTGTATTCTGTGTGTACTTCAAGAGAGATGATACGGACTAAGGCTTCCACAGTAACTCCCTTTTGAAGTGAGCAAATATTTTGTAGGACAGATAACAACGAAAAGGTGAAAGGCAAGCGACGACGACGCTGTAGGACTTTAAAACGCGCTTCCTTGACAAAGTCATATATTGTGGTAGGTATACTTGCCAGAAGCTTTTGCATGGTTAATCTCTAGAAAAATGGGTGAGAAGCGCGCGTAAACACTTGCTGTATGTACGGAAGCAATAACGTCAGTACCGCGATCGTTCTTGCATGAGATCCTACGAGCGCCAATTATGGTCTCACAGCCCTTTCAACTAAACAATCTGGAAACAGTGTTTTCGCGGGGAAACTGAGAAGCCCTGTAGTTTACGGCTGCTAGGCAATAATAGTGCGAATGCCTCGCTTATTCGTTTATAGACAGAAATCGAGAAACGTCCGTGAATCAACTGCCTCGAAAGCGGACTACGTCGCGAGAACAATGTCGAACTGAATGCATTCAGGAAATACTGATGCTGAGAAATTTGGTTCCATTAATAAATGGATTTTTTTTTACCCAAAACAAATCCCCCACCTGGGAGTAGTCTCACTTGACTGGGGGTGAGCCACCTGTTCTGGTCTCATGTGTTGCATGCTGTTTGGGACAATGCATGGCAAAGACTGCATGTGCAAGACTGCCCTTGGGAATGAATCGAATGATATGACGTTCTCGCACAAtattcggtgtttttttttttttttttttttttttttttttttttttttttttttttgcattggtgCGAAAGCTTGGGAAATATGTTACGTGTGAGCCATCTACAGAAGAAAAATTAAATGCttgccctagagcactgcacgggctcgggcttacccgaaagcccgggcccggcccgtgggccgggccgggccgggtagaggagttttttcacgggctcgggccgggctcgggcacggcgtgtgctttttgacccgggcccgggccgggctcgggttttttgacgcgggcccgggccgggctcgggttttctgcgAGTTagtctcgggcttctcaactctgaaaaacatgtacttttcggtctcgggccgggttcgggccggtttcgagtcgggctcgggccgggctcgggcttaaggtaaaggggtggcgggccgggccgggcgggtaacgtagattatttccgggcccgggccgggcccgggtgtcgccataaaagttttgatcgggctcgggcgggccacccaatgtaaaaacgggcccgggccgggcccgggccgcaaaaatcggcccgtgcagtgctctagcttgcCCACACATTGTCATTGTGGATATGTGTTAAATTTACGCTCTCTTCAGCACAGCGTCGATTGTGCGAGGTGGTATAGTCTTTTCGTTTGTGCCTGCATGTAAAGTCCGTGTATAAAAAATCATCAAACATGACAGTTCTTTCAGATACACTACGAAAGAATGCATCAAGCTGTTAGCGTTTTGAAGAAGCCGCACAATCCTTTAACTCCAGTCGCTCTTACGTATAGGTATTCTGAACCGTGCGTAAGCGATTTCAAGGCGCTATTGCCTGCCTTCAGTCAGAGGTCCGCACTAAGATGGCGTCACACTGCCGCCGCAAATAGGAAGTTTCATGCGCCGGTATGGTGGCGTGATCAGGCGGATGCATCAGTGAGTTGTGCAGAAAAGGGCTGCAGAAGGCTGCATGCATTTTATTCCATGTCGAAATGCAACCTAAATATTTATCATTGTGACTAATGTGTATTAACAGCAGCGTACCGTAGCCTACCCATGCAGGGCACGGGAAAAACAGCGCAGTGTATTCCTGCCTCACATACCACAAGCAATGCAGTGAAGGCGAGGACCGGGCAGGAGAGCCTGTGTGTGTCAGTGTGTGAAGTTGCATCCTCCTTATGCTGACCCAACGCAAATCGCGTTGACATTGAACTTCCACTGAAACGAAATCTCTGCCCTTGCTTCCTGTTTGCGAAAGCACATCTCATTGATCGAATTGAGCTGTATGAGTGTCAAAATTGATGATGAATATCGCGGCGCAGGAGCACTCCAGGCGAATAAAAAGAAGTGAACTTGACCTCAGATACTATTGTCTTATAATATAAGCACATACCATAATCATGAGAGCAAGgaagttaattttttttaattgtttgtgCTGTGGATGACTGTAGTTCACGAAAATTGTTTCCGCCAAAACGCATGAACCGCCTGTACAAGAAGATTTGACGTAGCTATAACAGGATTTTTATTAAAATGTTGATGTTAGTTTAACTTTGAAGACACTGTATAGCAATAACAGGGCCGTGAGAAATGAAGGCGTGGGCAATacttttcttttgcattcgcgAATGCTTCGCTATGGCGCTTTTCAGAACCCGTTTCGGCCGGTTCGCAGGTTCTTGACCAACCGGACGCGCTTCTCGAACGAGTGCCGTGGTTGCTGCCGTCCCGCGCTGAACGTGTTTCTGCTGAAGACCCACAAGTGCGCCGGTTCCACGGTGCAGAACGTGCTCATGCGCTTCGGCGACCGGCGCAACCTCTCGTTCGCCCTGCCCAGAGAAGGCAACTACTTCGGACACCCCAAGCCCTTCTCCCTGTGAGTGCTGGAAATGGCTTCGACACGCACGCGAAGCACTGGAGATGGACTTTGCCTTTGCACAGTGCTGTCCGAAACGTTACCCGTGGTTTTTCTCATTGCTGTGGCAGGCCAATTCAATTGCCGCTTTGGCTTATTTTTacatttcttattttttcttgCAAGAACATGCCACAGGGACCCTGATTTTCACTGATGAATGATAACGTTATTGAAGGGGAAATGGTCGATTCTTCAAGAGATTGCGTCAGTACAAAAGCTCGCTGGCTTGGTCCGCCACGCGGGCCTACATGAAGGTATGTAGGTATGTTCGTAGGTATGTCAAGGTGACGGCTGCCTTAAGCCACCGGGTATAGGAGGGGGGTGGGGAAATGTTGGTGAAAGTAAACTATCCTAAACTATGTGCGTGTCGTGGACACCTGAGCGTAGTAATCACAGGCTGTGTTTCGTGTAAGTTTGGTGCAACACGGATTCGTAAAAAAGTAACTTTTTGAAACGGCGTCACCAGCGGAGAAAGTGCCGGTAGTAGCTAATCGTGACTACCATCTCATCAGTTTTATTTGTCCTTATAAAGTATGCGTGATGAATGTTAAAGAAGTTATTTTCCGTCGTGCCGAAAAAATTGCTCTTCACTATCACTGCTCAAACTTACGCTTAATTGCGCCACATCAGGTTGCTTACTCACCACGATGGCGATGCAAGTGCTCAAAGCTCTTTGAGTCATCTACACCATGTTGCGTGTAAGGACAAGCGGCCGGCTAACTAGCGACTACAATTTACATTGGTGACAGTTTTAAAATGGCAGATTAGCACGTGGTCATGGAAAAAATGGGAGAAAGTCAGCGTTGTAGGAGAAAAGCGACGAAACATGTCCGTCACGACCAAGAAAGATTAACAAGATTAACTTAATTGCGGTGCTTCTGGCGCGTCCAACTAACTAATGCCTCAGCGCGGCGCCTAACTTTCCACGGTGCCCTCCTTCCTCCGCGTGCCTCCTCCTTTGCTGGCGCCTTCGTACACTGCACTTCTTTCACTAGCTGTCAGCCTATACAGTCACTCTAGTTGGCGCTTCGTGTCACGCCGCTGTGAGAACAGGGCAGGAAGTAAAAATGATCTGCGCGCGATAAGGAACCGTGCTCTTCTGCCCGATCACGCGAACGCCTTCGCGCGGAGCTATCGATGCGTGTTCCTCTGTTATCCGAAGCCACAAGGAAAAGCGCGATAGGCCCATTGCCGCGCTTGCGTGCCGGTGGTGTTACTGGCATTCCGATCGTGGGCACAGGCGACACGCTGCGTGGCTGTTACCGGAGAGATTGCTGAATTTCGGCGCCACCCATTACAAAACCAGAATCCACAGAACCGCCTCAACGAGCCAGTCGGCGCTTATCTTGCTCCGTGGTCACTACCTTCGGTTGTCCCCTTCCTCGTGTCAGTGGCAGTTCACACACGTGGTTCTTTTAGATGGTAGATGTCTGGACCTCGTCATAGCACGTGCTGCTCAATTCGGTCGCAGGTCTATGATCCCAGCAGACATGATCCCTCCGTGGGGCTTCAACATCTTTTGCCACCACGTGCGCTTCGGCAGCGACGACCTGCGGCGCCTGATGCCCCCGGACACGGTGTTCATCACCATCCTGCGCGACCCGGCGCGCCTGTTTGAGTCTCTGTACTTGTACTACCACCTGGAGAATCACACGGGCGTCTCGCTGGAGGCCTTCCTCAAGAGCGACACCAAGCAGCGTTGGCTCGACACGCACCGCTACGCTGCTCGCTTCGGCCGCAACCAGATGCTCTTCGACCTCGGCATGGACACCTCGGGCCACACCAACGACTCCGAGGTCGATGCCTTCATCCAGCACATCGAGGAGAGCTTCCACCTGGTCCTCATCGCAGAACTTTTCGACGAGTCTCTCATCCTGCTCCGAGACTTGCTCTGCTGGGACACCCAGGTACGAGTGCGCGTGGCTTCGTTGGCGCGTGCGTGAAATCTGTTATGATGTAACCTATTTTATATGCAGCTGTAGCCGCTGAAGTTTACGCGTACTTGCGCAAACTGCATACGCAAGCATTTATTTACttacgttttatttttttattttttctgttgAGCTCCCATATAAAAACTGACGAAGAATAGCGCGATAAACAAGAGAAGAGAAACACGACACGAGCACGCTGCGCTCGTGTATTATTTCTTTCTCGTCCCTTGTTTATCGCGCTATTCATCGTCAGTATGGACTACCAACTCGCCCATCATTGAGTACTTCCAAGTACAATAGAAAGGTTGTTGAAGCATAAAACAAAGCACACCCGAACCGGCGCTACCATGCCGCTGTACCTGCTTGTGTTTGTGCGTACCTTGATCATAACTTAGGTGAATATAATGTGAAGAACCCttagaatatttattttttcccGACAAGTTTAAAACGAGGACTTTCGATAGAAGCGAAACTTAGTCTTCCCGTAGGCACCGCAGTGGTTGCTTTTTGTCCGCATTCAGCTACTCAGTTGAAATTTTATCAAGCTTTTAGAGATTATGCGGTCTTTCGTCTCTCTCGCTCGTCACGCTGCGTGATATCTTAAGTGGGAAAATGGATAGTTGTGTACACTGTGGTTTTCTTTCCCATTCGCCTCGTCCAGGACGTGGTGTACTTCGAGCACAACCAGCGCATGCAAAAAGCGGCCGCCGGCAGCGGCGGCAACAATGGCGTCGACAAGGGTGACAGCGCTCTTCGTCGCGAAATGGAGCGATACAACGCGGGCGACGGTCGCCTGTACCGCCACTTCCGCCAGAAGATGGAGCGCCTCATCGACGAGTACGGCCGCAAGCGCATGCGTCAGGAGGTGGACGGCCTGAAGTTGTGGAAGAGTCTGCTCTACGAGCACTGCGTCGAGAAGCTCGATTCCGGCCGCACGGTTGCGTACGAGACGCGCTGAGTACAGCGACGACGTCTACAGCATTGTTCTACGTTCGGGCGTCAACAACCGCCTCTGCCTGGACATGGCGCGCGCCGAGCTCCCCTACACCGAGAGACTCCGGCGCAAGCAGAGGGTTCTGGCGCGCAGCAGCCACTGGTGGACGCTGCCGTGGTCATCCGGGGACGGAGCGCCAGATGAACCGGCAGTCGTCAGCACGCGGGGTCAGCTGCTCAGACGGGCGGTCAGTGCCAGGCAGAGAGCGCGTCGGCGTGTGGCCAAAGGTTGACCGGCGCGTGGTCGGAGCTTCCGGCGAACGTCTCTCAGCTACGAAGGTCAGCGCCGCCGCCTCCGTTGTCGGGAAATGGGCTTCCAGTCTCCTCACCAAAACTTAGCTCCAGCAAGAGTCACCAAATTAGTCGAGATGCGAAGAGGGCTGGCCCCGGCGCTAGCCATTTCAGTATCGGGCCTTACTCGGCCTGTTATTCGCTGGGAAGAGCAGTCTCAAGTGGCTAAGAGGCTGCCAGCCTGCTGGCCAGAAGGTGGCTGGAGCATTAGCTTGCGGATGGTTTGAGCTTTGAAGATAGCGTCAGCTTCAATGCCAAGTGTTCTCGCACACACTTCATATGACCAAGTATTTGTCAGGGAAAGCAGTTGCGAGTGCCCATAAAAGCTCAATGTGTGTGAC
This Dermacentor silvarum isolate Dsil-2018 chromosome 6, BIME_Dsil_1.4, whole genome shotgun sequence DNA region includes the following protein-coding sequences:
- the LOC119456450 gene encoding galactosylceramide sulfotransferase isoform X1, which translates into the protein MTCRAHDYKALLKNSLRKWDLRKWAVFVVLLLMLVSLHMYGVQQYSLATRAVWYKRFLTNRTRFSNECRGCCRPALNVFLLKTHKCAGSTVQNVLMRFGDRRNLSFALPREGNYFGHPKPFSLSMIPADMIPPWGFNIFCHHVRFGSDDLRRLMPPDTVFITILRDPARLFESLYLYYHLENHTGVSLEAFLKSDTKQRWLDTHRYAARFGRNQMLFDLGMDTSGHTNDSEVDAFIQHIEESFHLVLIAELFDESLILLRDLLCWDTQDVVYFEHNQRMQKAAAGSGGNNGVDKGDSALRREMERYNAGDGRLYRHFRQKMERLIDEYGRKRMRQEVDGLKLWKSLLYEHCVEKLDSGRTVAYETR
- the LOC119456450 gene encoding galactosylceramide sulfotransferase isoform X2, which gives rise to MTCRAHDYKALLKNSLRKWDLRKWAVFVVLLLMLVSLHMFLTNRTRFSNECRGCCRPALNVFLLKTHKCAGSTVQNVLMRFGDRRNLSFALPREGNYFGHPKPFSLSMIPADMIPPWGFNIFCHHVRFGSDDLRRLMPPDTVFITILRDPARLFESLYLYYHLENHTGVSLEAFLKSDTKQRWLDTHRYAARFGRNQMLFDLGMDTSGHTNDSEVDAFIQHIEESFHLVLIAELFDESLILLRDLLCWDTQDVVYFEHNQRMQKAAAGSGGNNGVDKGDSALRREMERYNAGDGRLYRHFRQKMERLIDEYGRKRMRQEVDGLKLWKSLLYEHCVEKLDSGRTVAYETR